The following nucleotide sequence is from Acidisarcina sp..
CGCATATCCATTGCCGGTGAGAGCCATAGCTCCGGCCATCGCGTCAAAAAACGTAAAGGCCGTCATCTCCGGGTTTGGCTCCTGCGTGAGCAGGTAGTAGAGCGGATGATCTACAGCCTCGGTGTGGTTCGCACCGTCGATGCTGTACATCTTCGCGGGCATGCCAGCTACACCACTGCCGATGACGCGGATGCAGGCATAGACAGCGCCGATGCGTAGCGCCGACTCTGTGTTTATCGACTCGCCCGATACTGTGGGGTAGGAGCCAGAGAGTAGCTGGTATGCAGCCGGAGAAGAGAGCGAGACAGCAGGATTTTCAAGCGAGAGGCCCGAGCTGCGCAGGGAGATGGGTGCGGCATCGCGCTCCATCGTGTCGCGTGCTGCTCGAATGGCCGAATAGATACCCATGTGTGTCCTTGCTAGGCGATGAGAAATGAATGTTTTCGTTTGGGTGGCGCGATAGGCACTACCATGCCGCGTGCGAGGGCGGTGAGTGTCGCGGAGATGCCATCTATCTTCTCCCGGCACTTATCTTTGTCGGGATAAAGTAGTCCAGCCTTGACCCCGGCGACTACATTCGAGGCCATCCAGCGTAGTACCGGATTGCCTCCATGTGAGATCTCATGCCGGAGCACCAGCTCCATGATCCGCTTCATGGGCGGATTCATGGATATGGAGCCTTGCCTAACTTGCACTAATGTATGTCCGTCAGCGTGAAGGTGCGTGGTGATCTCGCTGGAGTTCCACGGGTCGAACGCTATCTCAGATATGCGATAGATGTCGGCTAGCTGATTGATTTTCTCGCGCACTGACTGCTGGTCAATTAGATTACCCGGCGTGAGGGTGAATAGTCCCTGACGAGCCCAGATGTCATACGGTACGTGGTCCTTGCGGACACGTTCGCGGATGTTATCTGCTGGCAGAAAAAAGTGTGGGAGTATGACCCACTTTTCTAGGTCACCTTGTGGCGGGAAAAGTAGGACAAAGGCCGTGATATCAGTAGTACTTGATAGGTCTAGGCCGCCGAAGCACTGCAGGCCCTTGAGGGCAGCCAGGTCGATGGGATCGCTACATACATCCCACTTATCCATCGGCATCCATACACTATGTGACTCAGTCCAGACAGAGAAGTGGAAGCGGAGTACCTCATTCAGCATCGCGGGGGACGACTTACCCTCCATCGCGTGCCGTCTAAGTCCGGCGATACTCACCGCATGACCCATGGATGGGTTGGCCTTTACCCAGATCGCCTCATTGTCCAGGCAGGCCGATGGGTTTGCCGGATCGAGGTCCTCATCATCCAGTCCGCATATCCACCCGAAGCGGGAGTCATCGGGGATGATGCCTAGAAGGACCTTGGTCGTGTACTCACGCTGCGTCCAGCAGACGGAATGCCTATCCCATCCACTGTTGGTGATCGCTAGAAGCCATGCCTCAGAGCGTTTCTCAAGGGCAGACCAGAAAGCATTCCATACGTCGGCGGTGGGGTGAAGATGTAGCTCGTCAAGTACCACGAATGACGGGCGAGACGCCTGAAAGAGCGTCTTCGCCTCTGCACTGCAAGGTACAAACTTCGATCCTGTCGACTTACTGCTTAGATTGTTGCGAAAACTCTGGATTCGCTTCGCCAGCGATGGTGATAAGTCCCGCATACGCACGGCAGTGTCAAACACCACCTTCGCCGACTCTTTATCGGTGCTTGCGGAGTAGACATTTGCGCCTGCGACGCTGATTAACTCATAGATGGCCAGTGCAGAGGCCAGAGTGGATTTTAGGTTGCCTCGACTTATCTCGACATAGGCGACCTTAAATCGCCTTTGTGAGTTTTCAGCCCACACCCATCCATAAGAGATGTAGAGCAGCGCGGCCATCCAAGGCTCAAGGATGAACGGCTTGCCTTTGAATTCACCCTCTGTACCGGGAATGAATCGCTCAATAAAATCAATAACTCGCCTGCCGCGAACTGGATCAAATCTAAGACCGCGTGATGGGCCGGATTCCAGATCTGAAATGTGACGCTCAATCGCTAAGCGGACCCATTTACTGACGACCTGCTTTTCGCAAAGTACATCAGCGATGTATTGTTCAGCCTTGTTGTGCGGGTTGTGGGAGCTCGCATGAGTCATCTGGTGGGTTAACTATCTCTTCCGCGCCGATCTGTGCCATGAATGCCTCGAAAGGATCATCAGCGGTTGTCGGCTCGACCTGTATGCGGGATCTGGAAGCGGGAGTCATTCCGAACTCGACGAGGAACTTCCGCATGTGATCCAGCGCGGTATTAGCCACGCCCACATAAGGATTAGGGACCGGATATCCAGACTTAGGAGACCTGATTACTGCGCCGAACTTCTGCACCTGGGCCTCAGCCTGTGCCCAGCGCGAGTAACTCGCGCAGTAGGCGGCGAGGGCAGCACGATCGACCTCGGTAAGTAGTCCGAGGGTAACTAATTCAGCGCTTATCCTTCTCCACTCACCCTTTGCGATCCTATCGAGATGCGTCGGGCATGTGGGAATGCCGGATGGCTTCGGCTCGCGGGAGTTAAGTCGCCGCTTGCCTGGATTACCCTGTAACTGCTTCAGCGCTGTTGGTTTTGGTCGGCGGCCTGCCATGGATTAGTTCTGCTTTCTTACCCGTGAGTGTTTCCCAGCGGTGGACGATTACATCGCAATACGCGGGATCTAATTCCATCCCGTAGCAGATGCGACCCTCAGACTCGGCGGCTATAAGAGTCGAACCGGAGCCGAGGAATGGGTCATACACGATGTCACCTCGCTGAGAGTTATTCAGGATTGGCCTGCGCATACACTCGACAGGTTTTTGTGTGCCGTGTCCTACCCGATCATCTTGCGGGCCGGATGACCTGCCGGTTGGGTTGAGGCTTGCGATATCCCATACCGTCGATTGCTTGCGGTCGCCATGCCAGTGGCCTGTGCGCCCTTTGCGCACCGCGTACCAACACGGCTCATGCTGCCAGTGGTAATCACCGCGAGAGAGGACGCCCTGCTGCTTACGCCAGATAACTTGTGATCGGATCTGAAATCCACCTACACTCAGGCTGTCTGCGACAACTCCAGCGTGAAGTGCACCGTGCCAGATGTATGCGACGTCCCCGGGGAACAGAGCCCACGCTTCGCGCCAGTCGGCACGATCATCGTTCTCGACCTTGCCACGCTGCTGTACCGGAGCGGTAGAGAATCCACCCTTGCCGTCACGCCATGTCGGATCGTATGCGACTCCATAAGGCGGGTCGCTCACCATCAGATGAGGCTTGGCACCGTCGAGCAGGTAATCTACATCGGTGGCGACCGTGCTATCACCGCACAGCAAGCGATGCTTGCCGAGCAGGTACAGATCACCGCGTACCGTCACCGGCGCTGTGGGGACATCTACCTCCGCGTCCTCGCCTTCATGCTCTTCCGGTGGGAGGATGTTGTGCAGTTCGGCATCGGTAAAGAACGGCTGCAGGTCTAACTCGCCGGATAAGTTCTTGAGAACTTCTGGATCCCACTCCAAGCCCAATTCTGCTGTGCGGTTATCCGCGATGGCCAAGCCACGAGCCTTGGGGTCGTCCAGGCTGAGATCCATGCGCTGCACGGCGACTATTTTAGTTCCGTCGGTCGGCACGACGATGACATCGTCGATGCCTGCAGTGGCGGCCTGCTCAATGGTCTTGTTTCCGGCGATCAAGCGACCGTCGCGGTCAATGAGAACTGAACGACCAGCACCGTACTCCTGTAGTGACTTGGCGACCGCAGCGCGTCCACGCTTGGTGCCTTTATTTGCATTGCGGTCATCGGATTTAAGGTCGGCAATCTTCAAAGTTATTCAATACCTCGATCGACTATTTCGCGGTTGCGTACGCGACAGCCATGCTTACGGTCTGGTAACTCGCGCCTTTTGAACAACTTAGGGGCCATACCCCCTATGACAGCACCATTCTATGGAACTGTGTAAAATTTACTCACCTGCTCGGGTACGGATGGAGTGATGCCGCTCGCACAGGCTCAGTAGGTTGGCGGGGTCGAGGCGACGAGAGGGGTCGAGACGGACGCGGACGAGGTGGTGTACCTGCTCTGCCGGTGTAGCTATGCCAGCGATGAGACAGTCTGCACAGAGGGGATGCTCCCGCATGTGCCGGAGACGGAGACGAGCCCAGGCATCGTCATACCCCCGAGACCATGCTGAGCCACGGGCTCTGTCAGATATCCGCTGTGACTCTCTGAGGTAGGTCCTACGCACGATAGTGTGGTCCGGGCAATAGCCCGAGGCGACGAGCACAGGGCATCCGTAGTGGGCACAAGGACGAAGTGGTGATGTCGGCATAGATACCAGTAGAGAGGAGGCCCGATGGCCAGCCGCAGGAGGAGGATGTGGGGCCATCGGGAGGCGTCGCGGTGGAGAGGGTAGAGCAGCGACGGCAGGAGAGATGTCTCATCTATGCGATGAGCGATGAGCTACATGCTAGTAGCATGCATGGTAAAAATGTGCCGGACTATTTTTTCAGGGGTGCTAATGCACGAAGGCCGGTACCGGCTCGGTCCTATATCTGCCCTCTATAGATTAGTCGGCTGAAACTACCCAGATACATCGGTCTTTTTTATCTCCGCTGTCAGCCTCTGTACCTTAGACCGCGCAGCTATCTCCGAGATCCCTAGCTCATCAGCTACACCAGCGACGGTAGCACCGGGTAGACACAGCAGACGGTATAGATCGCCATAGGTGGCGCGTAGAGCCACCGGTAGAGTAGGTGGGAGGTAAGGATGCATATCCGGGTCACCGTCTCCACAGAGGGCATGCTGAGCTATCTCAGGGAGCTCTACATATCGGCACTCGACCCTCTGCATATCGATGATGCGACGATGCACGATGCGAGAAAACCAAGTAGAAAATCTAGAGCGGCCGGAATAGCTGTCCAGAGACTGCCATGCTGAGATGGCAGCCTCCTGAGCTATGTCATCGCTCTGCGAGGTATCTGCTCGTGACATCTGCCTAGCATATGCCACGCAGTCAGCCAGTAGGGAGTTTAGGGTCTCAGCGGTGGCTGAGACCCGATAGGTGGCGTAGGACGCATCTAGCTGCGTGCTAGTCATGGGTACCTCCCTCGTATGTGTGATAGCCAGCCTCAGATATCTCAGCCATCTCGTCGGGAGAGACTACCCGGAGCATGGGGGTAGCCCTAGTGTGCGAGCGGATACCCTGCCAGGTGGGGATGATCACCTGCGCATACTCTAGGCCACACACATAGGCCAGCATGAGATGAGCGTCAGGCCGCAGAGAGAGAGCCGTCTGTAGCGTAGGGGGAGCGGTAGGGGTGTCAGAGGGACTAGACATGCGACACCTCCTGTTGTGGCTGTGGCTGTGGCTCGACAGGGGGGGCATAGTGAGCCGTGAGCTGCCGGAGTAGCTCCTCAGCCTCGCGCAGCCTGATCAGGGTCTCTATCAGGCTGCTACGCAGCGCTATCTCATAGGTGGCGGGGGTGAAGGAGCTACTCATGTGACACCCCCGGACGGACGATATAGAGACGAGACCGGGACGGGGCTGCTGTCTCCTTAGCTGCCCGTCGGGCAGCAGACCCGGCAGCCAGGTATCGGGACCACATATCTCGCAAAGAGGCCCACTGCTTGAGCGTCTCCTCATGAGATTTTTTGTCCTGAATCGCGAGACCCAATAAAAAAATCTCATGCGCTAGTGGACCGACTAGACGGTCCTGCTCGGTAGCCGGGTACCCCGGCATTATGCTGTGGCTGGGAACTATCGTCGAGATAAACTCCATGTGCTACCTCCAGAGGTCCTCTGACATCAGGAGCCTCTGTATAAGGGGTCCCGTAGTCGGTTTTTACACTCATTGCTGTTTTGGTCCTCTGGAGGGCTAATACCGGCGGAGGGAGGGGTGCGGCGGAATGGGGGTGGGGGGATACTCCCCCCTCACCTCACATACCTCTTCCAGGCTGGCTCGGAGGAGCGGATGCAGGAGCAGGGAGCTAGTGTCTGCACCCTCTCCTCAGGATGGTACCGTATGGTCCCGACGTAGTCGGTGGATACGACCCCGGTACCCTTGCACTTGGGGCAGGTCTTATCCACCAAGCGGGTAGTCTGGGTCATCTCCCCGGACAGGTACCAGTTGGCCTCAGCATTGATTTGCTTAGCCATCGTGGGTAGAGCCCGGGTCAGCTCAGGGAGGGACTTTATCCTGCCTGCAGGGTTATCCCGCCAGTAATGCTCCTGCAGGTCAGGAGACATCCAATGGTAGGAGACTATCCGACGGACCCCCCGCCAGTCATACTCTCCGACGGGATCCCGGTTCTCCATAGCAAAAGTAAGAGGGTCCCATGCTTTTGGCTGGGCAGGTACCTTCTGTGGCTGGGCAGGAGATACCTCAGTTTGAGCAGGTACCTTCTGTGGCTGGGCAGGAGATACCTCAGTTTGAGCAGATACCTTCTGTGGCTGGGCAGGAGATACCTCAGTTTGAGCAGATGTGTTTTTGCTGTTGCTCTTGCTGTTGCTGTTGCTGTTGCTCTTGCTGTTGCTCTTGCTGTTGCTTTTGTCTTTAAGAAAAAAAGTAGCAACATTACCCTGTCTCTGTGCAGGACTACCTAGTTCCACCCCTGCTGGCGGAGTAGCTGTCTCTGTCTTTGTTTCTTTCTTCTTCTCCTTCTCCTTTTTGTATATGTCGACAAAAAAGGGGGTCGTCGTGTCGCTGACAGCGACAAAAGGAGGGGTCGTCGTGTCGCTGTCAGCGACACTGGTGTCGCTGAGGTGTCGCTGAGGTGTCACTGAGGGTGTACCAAAGGTGAACCTACCACCACCCAGATCCTGTATCTGTCCCTCACTGAGGTCATTGGATCGCTCCCGGTAGATTGGGTTAACCACATCCTTTGTGTCCCCCACGGACAGGTATTTACCCGCCAGAGGTCCATCTGTGATGCGGTACTTGTCTAGCAGGATGGCATAGGGTCCTACTTTCCCCTTATGCACCTCCCGCTTGATGTACCCACTCTCCTCCAGATTTTTTAGGCTCCGCTGGAGTGTTCGGACGTTTACCTCCGGGGCCATCATATTCAGATATCCCGCACACCCCCAGTACACCCCCGTCTTGCGGTCCGCCAGCAGGAGCAGTAGGTTAAACACGGCAAACTCATTTAGACCCATTCGCCCCCGCTCTAGATGGGAGACGAGGTTTCTTCGGACCTGCACATATCCATTGTCCGTTGCGTCGTTCACAAACATTTTGCCACCTCCTCAGGAGACTCATAGGGGTTTATCCCCATCTGGATATCCCGCACATCTGCTGCCTGCTCCGGTGTCAGCTCCCGCACACAGCGCGAGGTAGGATCCACATGCACGTCAAAAAACTCGAATCCAAGTCCGGATCGAGGTGGCTTGGGCAGGGAAATCCGCATCGTGTTTGTTTCCTTGAGCGGACCTCGGAACCACACCCCTAACACCACATCCATACCTTGACTAGCAGCAGAGAATGTATCTACCGCGTTGCAGTCTCGATAGCACCCCCATAGCTGGTCATCCTCATCTTTGTCCGCCGCAGAGAAGCCCGCCCTATTGGACTGTAGTGGGGTGACACAGACGACCTCCTCATGATTCGCGAAGGCTTGTAGCCTTTTGAAGTCGCGGCTGTGGGCTGCGACTTCTTCGCTTGTATTTTTAAACTCGACCCCCATTAAGGCTACATAGTCGATGCAGATGACGTTGTACCGTTTGCGCGTACGGTGAGTGTGATAGTGCTCCAGCACATCATCCAGAGTCTCAGCATGGGTGCACTCAATGGAACCTGCCATCGCGTGCCGGAATCTGTCGAAGAGGGTGTCTTTAGCCAGTACCCCCTCTGCGGAGATGGTATCCGGCTGAGTCTCCCAGTCATTGAGGCTGGGTAGGTCCAGCACCCATGGATCTACACGTGGGTCTATATAGGCGGCGTAGGTCCAGATCATCGTAGCCATCGCCTTTTCGGGTGTCTCCTCACAGGGCACAAATAGGACCCTAGCCCCCTGAACCGCAAAGTGGACCATCAGAGATTTACAAAAAGTTGATTTTCCGCTGCCGGTGTACCCCAGCACTCCGATCCACCGCAGATTTTTTGGACCTATGACCATCCGCGTATCAATAGAAGGTAGGCCTGTTAAAAACCTATCCCCCTGCTCCCTCCTGAGGATCGCGTCAAGGTTATCTGATATCTCCTCGCTGGCCTCGATGATGTCTCCCTCTATCCCCCGAAACCCGGGAGTAATAGGATCCTCAGCAGCCCGCTTTCTTACAAAGGCCATTGCATCGACCACACCCCGGGGTGCATCTCCACCCTTTTTCTCATCTGGCACACGACCGGTCGCGATATTTATTCCGTGCTGGAAAGTTTTCTCAAAATAACTGACACGACCCTGATTGATCATGTTCACTGTTAGGACTTCGGCGTCGGCCACTCCATCCGGGTCACCAGTCTCTACGAGACTTAGATTCTCCACGATGAGGATCCAGCGATTCCCATATTCTGACCGTGCGGTCCCAAACTCTCTCAGATCGGCGATGCTGGTGGGGCACTTTTTCATCTGCTCAATAAAGTCGAGACATAAGCTCAGTGCAGGTACACCTGCATCGTCGACCAGACTCTTGATGGCCCACCTCAGATTGGGGGTGTAGTCCCGGATCGTATCGTATGGCTGCTGCTTGATGATGGCTGCTATGAGGTGGTGGCTAGGATCCCAGTTAGTTGCCTGCATTGGTCACCTCCTGTGCTGGCTGAGCGGGGGTGGGGTTTTCGGGGATGCCATGCATCTCCCTAATCCGCATAAAACGGAACTCATCCGCTATGAGGTCCTTTATCTGCTGGGCTGTGAGTATCTCCGGCTCATGCTGTGGGTCTCGCAGGGTGTAGGTGGTCATCATCCTCTGGGTGCCCGCTGACCTGACTTCCCCTCTCCCGAGGAGGCCTAGCTTGACGAGGCTGCGGATACAGCGCTCGGTGTGCTCCGGCTTACCACCCACCGTGGAGTGGACCTCTGCACTGGTGGCCTCGCCACGATACATATATATAGCTGCGATGATCATCCGCTCTGTGGGCGTCAGCTTATTTTTCAAAATCGACAATACTGTCTGCCGTTCTTTTTCCTGAATCCATCCTGTTTTCATTTTGTTATCTCCTGTGTGCCCATAGTTGGGTCTTTGTCTAATACTGCTGCTGTGGTTGTTTCGACCGGATAGGTCGAAGAATTTCTTCTCGCTACATAGGAGCAAGTGGTAGTTCGAAATTCTCGTTACATGTGTTTTAGGGGTGGGGGTGGCTCAGAGGTGCATAAACAGGGGAGATACGGGTAGTTGGGGAATGTAACAAGAAAAGGAATCCAGGAAGGGGCTGAAATTATTTTTATTTATTCTGAAGAATTTGTGCGTCAGGTCGGTATTAGTCCCCAGATGGCAAAAACAGTAGTGAGTGAAAAAACCGACTACCGGATCTATAGATATACGGGCTGCCCAGATGACAGCTCACACCACTCACGCAGCAGACACCACAGGAGGATACGCCATGACCACACGCACCGTAGGAGGATACGCCATGTACGCAGAGACGATGGACAGAGAGATCCGTATCACCCCACAGCAGGAAGCTCACCGGCGCTCAATGACCCTTCGTATGTGGGCTTCATTGAGATCCGGTACCCATGGGGCATAGTGCTTGCGAATCGTGGTGGTATCAACATGCCCCATCATGGTAGCCACCTCCTCGGGTCTTTGCCCGGCTCGCAACTGCCAAACGGCAAATGTGTGGCGAAACTGCTTTATGTTCGCCGGTTTCGTCTTCGGCCTGCCTCGGCTATCGAGCGTCGGCAGGATCACATACTTTACCCCCGACGCCTTTATGCACCGCATGAGCCGCTCCGTCCACATCTTCCTGTCCCCCAATATGCGGGGGTTGTCACTACGGAAGGGCATCGTGGGCTGGTACCCCGGAGGCAGTGGGATCGATGTGAGCTGCTGGGCCACCTCCTCGGAAATAGGAATGACGGCGTTGCCCTTGGTTTTTTGCCGGGCATAGGTGTACACCGGGATGCGCCGTCCATCGAGCACCACCCACGTGATATTGTCCGGCTGAAATTTTATGGCATCCATGATGTCGCATCCGGTATTGAGCAGCAAGGTAAGCAGCGACGACAGGCGCTCGACGAACATCCCCTGCTCACACTGCTGCACATGCCGGGGAGAGGCAGTGGCCACCGCAGCGGTGATCTTCTCGATCTGCTCATCGCTATAAGGACCCTGCACCAGATCGGCATCCGGCTTGATCGGCTTGATCGCTGCAATGGGGCTCTCCTTGAGCACCTTGCGCTCGACCAGATAGCGGAAAAAACTCCGCAGGATGCTCCAGCGGTTCTGGCGCGTGCTCATCGCCAGACGGCTCCACTTGGGGGAGGAGTACCAGCGCTCCATCGCTATCGTGGTGATCTCCTGAATGTATTGAACCCCATGCTCATCAGCCCACTCCTGTAGCTGACGCATCTGTGTCCGGTAAAGTTGGGTCGTGGTCCCCAGCTCGGACCCGGCCCGGAGGCTTCGGGAGATCCAGAGTTCCCCGGCTTCTTTTACCGTCACGAGTTGCGCGGCTTCCTCTTCCGTGAGCTTGCGAGAGGCGGCGATCTCCGGGTCATAGCCATGCAACACATGAGACGCAATTCGCTGCGCCTCCGCCCATGATGGCGTGTTGAGAGTTCTTCGGAGCATCTTCCCGCCCCGGGGGTTCTCATAAATCCATTTGGGACAGGAGCAGGAGTTGTATTCCGGCTCCGCCAGATGAGAGCATGTAGTGATATGTCTGGTGTAAACCCGCACACTCCCGAAGGCACTCTTGCTGATCGTCATGACTCGGTACTCTCTCCGAGCCATCATAGACTGTTTTGTACACCCTTGGTACACGAAATTTTTACAGTCTTATAACTTATGTGTTTTCAATAGTTTAGGACTTCAAGGGGCCGTACGAAGAGTACGTCTCCGCAACCAGCACCGCCAGCTAAGAGGCCCGCTTTGACGCCGATCTTGAATGGGCAGGGGTTGGAGAAGCGCTTTGGCGCGACAACCCTCTTCCAGAACATCAGTTTTGTTGTTTCCGAGGGCGACCGCATCGGCGTGATCGGCCCAAATGGCTCCGGCAAATCGACGCTCCTCGGTATTCTGGCTGGCGAAATCGAGGTCGATAGCGGAGAACTCTCACGGCGCAAACATACCCGGCTGAGCTATGTAGCACAGGTATCCGAATTCGCTCCCGGACAGACGCCTCGCTCGGTATTGCAGGATGCCTTGAAGAAGGCGCATGTACCTGAAGCGGAGTGGGAGGCGCGGATTGCCGAAACCCTTGGCCGCGCGGGGTTTGAGGAATTCGATACCGAGGCGGTTACATATTCCGGAGGCTGGCGGAAGCGGCTGGCGATTGCACAGGCGCTGGCTGTAAAGGCCGATGTCCTGCTGCTGGACGAGCCGACAAACCATCTGGATCTGGCGGGCATTGAGTGGCTGGAAGGCCTGCTGGCCACTGCCCCATTTGCCTGCGTCGTGGTGAGCCACGACCGGTACTTCCTCGA
It contains:
- a CDS encoding terminase TerL endonuclease subunit; protein product: MTHASSHNPHNKAEQYIADVLCEKQVVSKWVRLAIERHISDLESGPSRGLRFDPVRGRRVIDFIERFIPGTEGEFKGKPFILEPWMAALLYISYGWVWAENSQRRFKVAYVEISRGNLKSTLASALAIYELISVAGANVYSASTDKESAKVVFDTAVRMRDLSPSLAKRIQSFRNNLSSKSTGSKFVPCSAEAKTLFQASRPSFVVLDELHLHPTADVWNAFWSALEKRSEAWLLAITNSGWDRHSVCWTQREYTTKVLLGIIPDDSRFGWICGLDDEDLDPANPSACLDNEAIWVKANPSMGHAVSIAGLRRHAMEGKSSPAMLNEVLRFHFSVWTESHSVWMPMDKWDVCSDPIDLAALKGLQCFGGLDLSSTTDITAFVLLFPPQGDLEKWVILPHFFLPADNIRERVRKDHVPYDIWARQGLFTLTPGNLIDQQSVREKINQLADIYRISEIAFDPWNSSEITTHLHADGHTLVQVRQGSISMNPPMKRIMELVLRHEISHGGNPVLRWMASNVVAGVKAGLLYPDKDKCREKIDGISATLTALARGMVVPIAPPKRKHSFLIA
- a CDS encoding DNA modification methylase, with product MKIADLKSDDRNANKGTKRGRAAVAKSLQEYGAGRSVLIDRDGRLIAGNKTIEQAATAGIDDVIVVPTDGTKIVAVQRMDLSLDDPKARGLAIADNRTAELGLEWDPEVLKNLSGELDLQPFFTDAELHNILPPEEHEGEDAEVDVPTAPVTVRGDLYLLGKHRLLCGDSTVATDVDYLLDGAKPHLMVSDPPYGVAYDPTWRDGKGGFSTAPVQQRGKVENDDRADWREAWALFPGDVAYIWHGALHAGVVADSLSVGGFQIRSQVIWRKQQGVLSRGDYHWQHEPCWYAVRKGRTGHWHGDRKQSTVWDIASLNPTGRSSGPQDDRVGHGTQKPVECMRRPILNNSQRGDIVYDPFLGSGSTLIAAESEGRICYGMELDPAYCDVIVHRWETLTGKKAELIHGRPPTKTNSAEAVTG
- a CDS encoding tyrosine-type recombinase/integrase, translated to MLRRTLNTPSWAEAQRIASHVLHGYDPEIAASRKLTEEEAAQLVTVKEAGELWISRSLRAGSELGTTTQLYRTQMRQLQEWADEHGVQYIQEITTIAMERWYSSPKWSRLAMSTRQNRWSILRSFFRYLVERKVLKESPIAAIKPIKPDADLVQGPYSDEQIEKITAAVATASPRHVQQCEQGMFVERLSSLLTLLLNTGCDIMDAIKFQPDNITWVVLDGRRIPVYTYARQKTKGNAVIPISEEVAQQLTSIPLPPGYQPTMPFRSDNPRILGDRKMWTERLMRCIKASGVKYVILPTLDSRGRPKTKPANIKQFRHTFAVWQLRAGQRPEEVATMMGHVDTTTIRKHYAPWVPDLNEAHIRRVIERR